Sequence from the Bacillota bacterium genome:
GGGTTCCCGCAAGCGATGATCTTCCGGTTACGATCCTTTTCGATCATGAAATAACCGCAGTCGGGGCACTTTTCCGGCAACGGTTTTTTCCAGAGGGAAAATGTACACTTTGGATAATTGCTGCAGCCGTAGAAAATGCGCCCCTTGCGTGTCCGTTTCTCCAGCATTTCCCCGCCGCATGCCGGGCATTTGACCCCCAGTTCCGTCTTTATATTCCGCGTATAACGACATTCCGGAAAGCCGGAACAGGCCAGAAAACGTCCAAAACGCCCGGTACGGTAAACAAGGGGTTTTTCACACTGGGGGCATTGCTGGCCGCTATATTCGGGTTCCATCTCCACCTTCTGCATCTGCTCCCCGGCCACCTTCAGACGATTGGAAAACGGCCCGTAAAATTCCTCCAGAACCTGGATGCTGTTCAACTTCCCTTCCTCGATATCATCCAGCTTATCCTCCAGCCTGGCGGTAAATTCAACATCTATGATCTCCGGAAAAAATTCCTTCAACAGGTCCACGATGATCGTACCCAGTTCCGTGGGCTTGAAAACCTTTTTTTCCAGACTTACATAACCACGGCTGCGGATTGTCTCGATGATTGGCGAATAGGTACTGGGGCGCCCTATTCCTTTGACTTCCAGTGTTCTTACCAATGACGCCTCGTTGTACCTCGGCGGGGGCGCGGTAAAATGCTGCTCCGGTAAAAGGGATTTCAATTTCAGCTCTTCTCCTTCTGCAAGGGGCGGAAGCCAATTGTCTGCTTTTGAATCCTTCTCATCTTTACGGTAAACACTCAAATGCCCATCGAACACCACACGGATTCCGGTGGCGCGAAGGGAATAATCTCCCCCGATGATATCCACCTTGAGCGTGTCCACTACCGCCGCAGCCACCTGACTGGCCACAAATCGCGACCATATAAGCTTGTAGAGTCTCCACTGGTCCCTGTTCAGGAATGCTTTTACCTGTTCAGGTTCCCGGTATACATCCGATGGCCGTATCGCTTCGTGAGCCTCCTGGGCCCTTCTGGGGGATTTGAAAGCGTGTGGAGTCGGTGGAAGATACTGTGGACCAAGTTTTTCCCCGATGTATTCACGCACCCGTTTGCATGCCTCGTTGGAAATCCTGGTCGAGTCGGTACGTATATAGGTTACCAATCCGGTAGCCCTGCCATCACCCAACTTGATCCCCTCGTAAAGCTGCTGCGCCAGTTGCATGGTTTTCCTGGTATTGAACCCCAGCTTCTGCGCCGCCACCTGCTGCAAACTGCTCGTTATGAATGGAGGCGCCGGCCGCCTGTTCACCTTTTTGGCCGTTACTTTCTCCACGACAAAAGAACTGCCCTCCAGTTCCTTCACGATCCTGTCAGCCGTTTCCCTGTTGCCGATCTTGATTTTTTTGCCTTTAGCTTTGAGAAGCTGGGCACTGAAAGGTTGCCTGCTCTGGCCGGTCAGGACCGCTTCGACAGACCAGTATTCATCCGCTACAAAAGCTTCTATCTCCTTCTCGCGATCACAAATCAGCGCAACGGCGACCGATTGCACCCTTCCCGCACTCAAGCCCTTCCTTACCTTTTGCCAGAGAAGTGGGCTGATCTGGTAGCCAACGAGGCGATCAAGTATCCTTCTGGCCTGCTGGGCTTCCACACGATTTTCATCGATAAGCTTGGGTTCCTTGAGAGCCTTTTTTATCGCTGCCCCCGTGATCTCGTTGAATTCTATTCTGATCAGATCACGATCATCAAGACCAAGCGCCCGACTGAGATGCCAGCAGATAGCCTCGCCTTCACGATCCGGGTCAGCAGCAAGCAACACCCTGTCCACCTTCTTCCCCGCAGATTTCAGTTTGTTCAGTATTTCACCGCGTCCGCGGATAGTGATATAAGTTGGTTTGAAATCCTTTTCAATATCGATACCCAATTTGCTCTTGGGAAGATCGATCAGATGGCCATTGGAAGCAAGAACCTGGTAACCGCTGCCCAGGAATCTCTTTATTGTATTGGCCTTGGTTGAAGATTCAACAATCAAAAGAGTCTTTTTAGCCAAATATAGCAACCTCCTGTTAATTATTTATTTTACAAGCTACTTTTGTTATTAATAAATAATTTCCCGAACCAGCACTGTCAATGCATCCGTACAAAATATTTTCCCGGTAGCTGATTCAAAAAACCCTTCAACTCCAGGTTCAACAATATACCGTTCAATCTGGACGAAGGGAGCCCGCTGAGGCGGACAATCTCATCGAAATGGATGGGCTGAAAGGGGATCAGTGTCAACATTTTTTCCTCCTCCGCATCGTCCAGTGTCATCTGCCTCACTCCACCCGTCGTTTCTTTTTTCTGGACAAGATGATCCAGCTCCTCAAGAATATCATCGACCGATTCAACCAGTTTGGCCCCCTGTTTTATCAGGCGATTGCACCCCCGGCTGTAGGGGCTGTTTATATTACCGGGTACGGCAAAAACTTCCCGCCCCTGCTCCAGTGCAAAATCAGCCGTTATCAATGCGCCGCTTCTTTCCATCGCCTCCACCACGACCACACCCAGGGAGATGCCGCTGATGATCCGGTTTCTCTGGGGAAAATTCCGGGGTAAAGGAGTCGTGCCTGGAGGGAATTCGCTGATCACGGCCCCCCGGCGGCTGATATCAGCCTTCAAGCGGCGATTGCGAGCGGGGTAGCATACATCCACCCCCGAACCTAGCACCGCGATTGTCCTTCCCCCCACATCGAGCGCACCTCGGTGCGACCATGTATCGATACCCATGGCCATACCGCTGACGACAGCTATTCCCATGGCGGCCAATTCGCCGGACAATTTCAGGGCGACCTCCCGTCCATAAAGGGTTGATTTGCGGCTACCGACCATGGCCACCCTCGCTTCCCCTTCCCCGAGCTCGCCGTCCACATAGATAACAGGTGGCGGCGAATGAATCTCCTTGAGCAGCAGCGGATAGCGGGGATCATCCATGGACAGTACAACGATACCACTGTTCTCGATCTTCTTCCATTCCTCTTCAACGCTGATTTCAGCACGATCGGCTACAAATTTTGCCGCCAACTTGCCCCAACCGGGAATATTCCTCAATGCTCCTGGCGGCGCACGCCAGGCTTCTTCCGGGTCGGGAAAATACTCCCTCAATGCTTCAATGCTCTTCGGCCCCAGACAGGGGATCATGTTCAGGGCGTGAAGATAAGGCAATTTGACCATTATGCGCTTCCCATCCATTTTCCCATGTTATGACAATTGGCAATATATACATATCATAAAATAAAAATAGAGGACAGGCAACTTTTCATCTGTACCTCTATTTTTGCATATCTATCTTCTATCATCAATGGTCGGGGGAAGCCGCACCACCTTCTCCCCGCGGCGGCACATAAAAATAAAGAGTAAATCGTGAAGATCTTTCACAACATCGGCCGGCCCGAACCACCGATGAACGTATGTCCCCCGGGCATCGAAAAGGGGAACTCTAAAACGCTGTCTCTGTGAAAGGCCTCTCTTCCCGAACACCCTGGATGCGATTCTTCTCGTTGACAAATATCACCCGTGGTTTGAACCCTTCCAGTTCCTTCTCGCTGAAAACCCCGTAACCTATGATGATGACCTTGTCGCCGGGATCAACCAGGCGGGCTGCGGCGCCATTCAGGCAGATGTCCCCGTCCCCGCGGGGGCCAGCAATAACATAAGTCTCCAACCGGGCACCGTTGCTGCAGTTCAATACATGGACCTTTTCATAGGCCAGAAGATCAGCCGCCTCCATGAGAGCAGAGTCAATAGTTATGCTTCCCATGTAGTTTAGATTGGCCTCCGTCACCGTGGCCATATGAATTTTGGATTTGCACATGAACCTCAACAAGGTTACACCTCCACCAAGATATTATCGATCAATCTTGTCTCCCCGAACTTCACAGCCAGGGCCAACAAGGCAGACGTCTCTATTTCTTCCAGCGGTTGAAGGGTTTCGCTGTCAACAACCTCGATATATTGAATATTCGCCCGGGGTTCTTTACCGATGGAATCGACCATGAAATCCCGCACCACCCGTGCATCCTTCTCCCCCGACAACACCATATCGCGTGCCTTTTTCAAGGTACGGTAAAGGATGGCAGCCGCTTTTCTTTCGCCAGGCTCGAGGTAAGCATTGCGAGAACTCATGGCCAGGCCATCATCTTCCCTGATCGTGGGACAGACCACTATCTCCAGATTCATGTTCAGATCGGCCACCATCTTGCGTATGATCAACGCCTGCTGTGCATCTTTCTGCCCGAAAAAAGCTTTGTCCGGAGTAACGAGGTTGAACAACTTGGTAACAACCGTGGTAACCCCTCGAAAATGGCCGGGCCTGGAACCGCCGCAGAGCGGCTCTGAAATGCCTTCCGTATTCACATAGGTAAGATACCCCCGGGGGTACATGGATTTTACCTCCGGGTAAAAGATAAGGTCGCACCCGGCCTCCTCCGCCTTCTTTCGATCCTGCTCCAGGTCACGCGGGTATTCTTCGTAATCTTCACCCACCCCGAACTGTAAAGGATTGACAAAGATGCTCAGTACCACATATTCGGTCTGCCGGACCGCCTCCCTCAGCAGTGAGAGATGGCCTTCATGCAAGAAGCCCATGGTCGGCACGAAGCCCACACTCTTGCCGTCGCGCCTGGCCCCGGCTATTTCACTTTTCAAAGTTTTGAAATCTCTGATCACCTGCATATCATTTCCTCAAATGTCCCTGCCGGATCACTTCAGCCGGTCCAGAGTTCTGGCCAGCTTCTCGAACACTTCTTCGGACATGCCAAAACGGTGTTCATCCGCCGGGAAGGTACCATTCTTTACCTCTTCAATATAGCTCTTGACTCCCTTTTCCATTTCCTCGCGTGCCCGGGCGTATTGCTTGACAAATTTCGGCCTTTTCCCCGTGTACAGCCCCATAACGTCGTGATAGACCAGGACTTGACCGTCACAATGTTCCCCTGCCCCGATGCCAATCGTGGGTATAGAAAGCTGCTCCGTGATCAGGCGCGCCAACAGCCAGGGAACACATTCAAGCACGATACCAAAAGCACCGGCTTCCTCGAGCATCCTGGCATCGTTGACCATCTTCAAAGCAGTCTGCATATCCTTGCCCTGTACCTTGAACCCGCCCATCTGACCGACCGATTGGGGCGTCAGACCCAGATGCCCGATAACGGGTATCCCGGCACCGGTAATCCCTTTTACCGCTTCAATAATTTCCTCCCCGCCTTCCAACTTGACCGCGTCAGCACCACTTTCCTGTATGGCTCTGGCAGCATTGGACATCGCCTGCTCCCTGCCGATCTGGTAAGTCATGAAAGGCATATCGATGATTACCATGGCCCTCTTTGCTCCGCGGACCACTGCACGGGCATGATGGATCATTTCATCCAAAGTTACTGCCAGCGTATCCTTGTATCCTAGCACCACCATACCCAGGGAATCTCCCACCAGGATGGTGTCCACCCCGGCTTCGTCAACCAGCTCGGAAGTGGGGTAATCGTAAGCGGTGAGCATGGTAATTTTCTCTTTGGCCTTCTTCTTCTCTTTCAGATCGATGATGGTAATCTTGCCTTCGGGCATTGCGGAAAACCTCCTTGTAATAGCATTATTTCTTGAATCTATGATAAAGCCCCGATTATGTTTTTCTTGCCTTCCCCTGACAGCGTGCCTTTGTCCTCGGCTACTTCGGCCGTGAAACGGCCAAGCAGGCGGTATATTTCCATGACCTGGGGCATAACCTCCTTCATCTTTTCTATATGGCGGCCGATCGTCGAGGCATCGCCGCGATCGATAGGCCCGGTAAGTGCCCGGGGAACGCCCACCTTCTTCATGTTGGCAAGTGTCCCTTCAATCAAGGGCATCATGGCAGGTAAAGCTTTCTGGCGATCTACCCCTGCAATTTCCATCATCTTCAGCCCCAGATCGATCAGGGCCACGAAATAATTGCAGACTACACAGGCGGAAGCATGATAAAGAGGCTTCATTTCCGTGGGAATCGTCAGTGCCACCCCCTCGAACGCGGCAACCAATTCTTCTCCCACTTCAAGAGCCCGTTCATCACCTTCCAGGGTAAAATATGATCCGGGCAAATTTTGAAAACCCGTCTCCGAGCTGGGGAATGTCTGCAAGGGATGCATGGAAAGGATATCGGCTCCTGCTTTTTTCGCCGGTTCAAGGAGCGTGGAATCGTGAGCCCCACTCGTATGCAAGACTACTTGTCCATCCCGGAAACCACCGTTCCGGGCAATTTCCCTGCAGATTTCCCCGATAACCCGATCGGGGGTGGTGATAAAGACTATATCCGCTCGCCTGGAGACCTCCTCCGGATCCATGGAATGATCCACGCCCAATTTCTCCGAAGCACGACGGGCAGAATCCTCGGTACGACAACAGATCCCGTTCAGTTTGAAGCCCTTTTCTTTCAGAGCCATGGCCAGCGCCACTCCCACGTTGCCGGCCCCGACAATACCAATGTTCATGTCTTCCATTCCTGCCACTACCTCCTCCTTGGCTCGGATAAATTGAAAATACCTTACCGCAACGCGATAAGGTACTCACAGGCAAACGACGATGAAGCACCTCCGTCCCGGTCCCAGTTTGGCTCCAAGCAGAGATTCCGTATCATTTTTACACGGTGTAGCGCCCGAAAGCTGCCACCCAAAATATATTAACCCAAATAAGATTTATCGTCAAGATATTTTTAATTTTGTGTCTTCTCCAACAATTTGAACAGACTGTAATCGCCAAAACGTGACAAAATAATAGCCATTTTTTATCCGGGCCAATCGGGGGATAGGCATAGCTTTTCAAGGAGAATCACAGCGTTTTCAACATCATGCCGATCCACCATCTCCGAAGCAGTATGCACGTAACGGCAAGGAATGGAGACAACCCCTGCCGGCACTCCCTCACGGCTCAGGTGTATTGCCCCCGCATCGGTACCTCCCTTTTCCAGAACCTCAAGCTGGTAGGGTATCCCGTTTTTTTCCGCAGTTTCGACCATCAAGCGGCGGACGAGGGGATGGCTTATCAGTGAAGAATCCTTGACCTTCACAGCCGGTCCCTTTCCGAGAGCTACATCCATCAAAGGAGCTTCCGGTGTATCCCCGACCATGGTGACATCCACAGCAATGCCATAGCTCGGGTCGACACTGAACGATGAACTTCTTGCCCCCCGCAATCCAACTTCCTCCTGGGTGGTAAAAACAAAGACCAGTTCCCGGGGGACCTTTGCCGGCAGGCGCCGCAGAACCTCGATCATTATTGCACAGCCAACCCGATCATCCATCGCTTTGGCCATGTAACGCCCCCCCAGGTCAACAAAACGATGATCGAATACAGCCATATCTCCAACGGATACCCTGGCCCTCGCTTCTTCATCATTTGTTGCACCTATATCAAGGTAGAGTTTGGGCCAATCGAGTTCATTCAATTTCTTGATCTTTTCATGGTGGACGGTCCCCTTCACACCCCGTTCAAACATGAAACGTTGACCAACAAGTTGGGCAGGCTTTATACCGCCCACGCCGGCGATTCTAAGAAACCCCTTCGCATCTATGTGGGTAACGATAATGCCGATCTCATCCATGTGTGCAGCCAGCATCAGGCGTCCCCCACGCCCTTTCCTGGTAACAGCCAGGTTGCCCAGCGGATCGACGGCGATCTCCACGGGAAGATCTTTGATCTCTTCCACGATGGCTTTGCGAACGTGAGACTCCATCCCCGAAGGACCGAAGATTTCCGTAAGTTTTGCGATCAATTTATCCATAGTCTGGCAAACATCCTTTCCCCTAGGTATTGTACCAAGCGGCGGCAGAATCCAGAAATGCACGAGCCAGGTCCGCGGTAGAGCGATAATCGCCCCCGTTCAAAATGGAAGAAGGCGCATGAATGTAGCGGCAGGGAA
This genomic interval carries:
- the dprA gene encoding DNA-protecting protein DprA, whose translation is MVKLPYLHALNMIPCLGPKSIEALREYFPDPEEAWRAPPGALRNIPGWGKLAAKFVADRAEISVEEEWKKIENSGIVVLSMDDPRYPLLLKEIHSPPPVIYVDGELGEGEARVAMVGSRKSTLYGREVALKLSGELAAMGIAVVSGMAMGIDTWSHRGALDVGGRTIAVLGSGVDVCYPARNRRLKADISRRGAVISEFPPGTTPLPRNFPQRNRIISGISLGVVVVEAMERSGALITADFALEQGREVFAVPGNINSPYSRGCNRLIKQGAKLVESVDDILEELDHLVQKKETTGGVRQMTLDDAEEEKMLTLIPFQPIHFDEIVRLSGLPSSRLNGILLNLELKGFLNQLPGKYFVRMH
- the topA gene encoding type I DNA topoisomerase, whose product is MAKKTLLIVESSTKANTIKRFLGSGYQVLASNGHLIDLPKSKLGIDIEKDFKPTYITIRGRGEILNKLKSAGKKVDRVLLAADPDREGEAICWHLSRALGLDDRDLIRIEFNEITGAAIKKALKEPKLIDENRVEAQQARRILDRLVGYQISPLLWQKVRKGLSAGRVQSVAVALICDREKEIEAFVADEYWSVEAVLTGQSRQPFSAQLLKAKGKKIKIGNRETADRIVKELEGSSFVVEKVTAKKVNRRPAPPFITSSLQQVAAQKLGFNTRKTMQLAQQLYEGIKLGDGRATGLVTYIRTDSTRISNEACKRVREYIGEKLGPQYLPPTPHAFKSPRRAQEAHEAIRPSDVYREPEQVKAFLNRDQWRLYKLIWSRFVASQVAAAVVDTLKVDIIGGDYSLRATGIRVVFDGHLSVYRKDEKDSKADNWLPPLAEGEELKLKSLLPEQHFTAPPPRYNEASLVRTLEVKGIGRPSTYSPIIETIRSRGYVSLEKKVFKPTELGTIIVDLLKEFFPEIIDVEFTARLEDKLDDIEEGKLNSIQVLEEFYGPFSNRLKVAGEQMQKVEMEPEYSGQQCPQCEKPLVYRTGRFGRFLACSGFPECRYTRNIKTELGVKCPACGGEMLEKRTRKGRIFYGCSNYPKCTFSLWKKPLPEKCPDCGYFMIEKDRNRKIIACGNPECPEKAARENKL
- a CDS encoding aspartate 1-decarboxylase, which translates into the protein MLRFMCKSKIHMATVTEANLNYMGSITIDSALMEAADLLAYEKVHVLNCSNGARLETYVIAGPRGDGDICLNGAAARLVDPGDKVIIIGYGVFSEKELEGFKPRVIFVNEKNRIQGVREERPFTETAF
- a CDS encoding DUF2520 domain-containing protein, yielding MEDMNIGIVGAGNVGVALAMALKEKGFKLNGICCRTEDSARRASEKLGVDHSMDPEEVSRRADIVFITTPDRVIGEICREIARNGGFRDGQVVLHTSGAHDSTLLEPAKKAGADILSMHPLQTFPSSETGFQNLPGSYFTLEGDERALEVGEELVAAFEGVALTIPTEMKPLYHASACVVCNYFVALIDLGLKMMEIAGVDRQKALPAMMPLIEGTLANMKKVGVPRALTGPIDRGDASTIGRHIEKMKEVMPQVMEIYRLLGRFTAEVAEDKGTLSGEGKKNIIGALS
- a CDS encoding pantoate--beta-alanine ligase, with the translated sequence MQVIRDFKTLKSEIAGARRDGKSVGFVPTMGFLHEGHLSLLREAVRQTEYVVLSIFVNPLQFGVGEDYEEYPRDLEQDRKKAEEAGCDLIFYPEVKSMYPRGYLTYVNTEGISEPLCGGSRPGHFRGVTTVVTKLFNLVTPDKAFFGQKDAQQALIIRKMVADLNMNLEIVVCPTIREDDGLAMSSRNAYLEPGERKAAAILYRTLKKARDMVLSGEKDARVVRDFMVDSIGKEPRANIQYIEVVDSETLQPLEEIETSALLALAVKFGETRLIDNILVEV
- the panB gene encoding 3-methyl-2-oxobutanoate hydroxymethyltransferase, translating into MPEGKITIIDLKEKKKAKEKITMLTAYDYPTSELVDEAGVDTILVGDSLGMVVLGYKDTLAVTLDEMIHHARAVVRGAKRAMVIIDMPFMTYQIGREQAMSNAARAIQESGADAVKLEGGEEIIEAVKGITGAGIPVIGHLGLTPQSVGQMGGFKVQGKDMQTALKMVNDARMLEEAGAFGIVLECVPWLLARLITEQLSIPTIGIGAGEHCDGQVLVYHDVMGLYTGKRPKFVKQYARAREEMEKGVKSYIEEVKNGTFPADEHRFGMSEEVFEKLARTLDRLK
- a CDS encoding M42 family metallopeptidase, yielding MDKLIAKLTEIFGPSGMESHVRKAIVEEIKDLPVEIAVDPLGNLAVTRKGRGGRLMLAAHMDEIGIIVTHIDAKGFLRIAGVGGIKPAQLVGQRFMFERGVKGTVHHEKIKKLNELDWPKLYLDIGATNDEEARARVSVGDMAVFDHRFVDLGGRYMAKAMDDRVGCAIMIEVLRRLPAKVPRELVFVFTTQEEVGLRGARSSSFSVDPSYGIAVDVTMVGDTPEAPLMDVALGKGPAVKVKDSSLISHPLVRRLMVETAEKNGIPYQLEVLEKGGTDAGAIHLSREGVPAGVVSIPCRYVHTASEMVDRHDVENAVILLEKLCLSPDWPG